A stretch of Malus sylvestris chromosome 11, drMalSylv7.2, whole genome shotgun sequence DNA encodes these proteins:
- the LOC126590497 gene encoding F-box/kelch-repeat protein At1g57790-like has product MSNCAKRYEGQWSDLPPELVSDIADRLGTDELQSFRTVCKAWNSASYTAVAKVEPAPDIKPWFLLYGITDNELNKDSDLQSQLLVKKSGEKYPICLPQLDGTTTCLASNQGWLLLFQPGGSMFFFRPFVPMKIDLPKFPASELSDHVAAFSSPPTSQDCMVCVMSRKSDGEFELNVLHRGANEWTQHKYDRPIDTIKCAAYRNGEFYFLDSKSGYITFAKDLSWNRDYLVEVSNEVTECRPSPDYFYTEDSYFQTKDMKKKLGLADDASISTCGTLKQYHGLPQFVFNETISSNRVQEPESRQFKGVWIYPKMFYQTSLKDEIW; this is encoded by the coding sequence ATGAGCAACTGTGCCAAAAGGTACGAAGGCCAATGGTCCGATCTTCCCCCTGAACTTGTCTCGGACATAGCAGACCGTCTAGGCACCGACGAGCTTCAAAGTTTTCGCACTGTCTGCAAGGCTTGGAATTCAGCTTCTTACACAGCCGTAGCCAAAGTCGAACCTGCACCGGATATTAAACCCTGGTTTCTACTCTATGGGATCACGGACAATGAGCTTAACAAAGATTCTGATCTTCAAAGCCAGTTATTGGTAAAAAAAAGTGGTGAAAAGTACCCGATATGTCTTCCACAACTTGATGGAACGACAACTTGCCTTGCCTCGAACCAAGGATGGCTTCTTTTGTTCCAACCAGGAGGTTCAATGTTCTTTTTTCGCCCCTTCGTTCCAATGAAAATAGACCTCCCGAAATTCCCAGCCTCAGAGCTCTCTGATCATGTTGCTGCATTTTCGTCTCCCCCAACTTCCCAAGATTGCATGGTTTGCGTCATGAGCCGGAAGAGTGATGGAGAATTTGAGCTGAATGTGCTTCACCGTGGAGCCAATGAATGGACACAACACAAGTACGATCGTCCCATTGATACAATCAAATGCGCTGCTTATCGCAACGGAGAATTCTATTTTCTAGACAGTAAGAGTGGTTATATCACGTTTGCTAAAGACTTGAGCTGGAATCGTGATTATTTAGTTGAAGTTAGCAATGAAGTGACTGAATGCAGGCCATCGCCGGATTATTTTTATACTGAGGACAGTTATTTTCAGACGAAggacatgaagaagaagctggGGTTGGCAGATGATGCCTCGATATCTACGTGTGGGACACTAAAGCAGTATCATGGCCTTCCTCAGTTTGTTTTCAATGAGACTATTTCCAGTAATCGTGTTCAAGAACCCGAAAGCCGGCAATTCAAAGGGGTATGGATCTACCCGAAAATGTTCTATCAAACCTCTCTAAAAGATGAGATATGGTAA
- the LOC126591634 gene encoding secoisolariciresinol dehydrogenase-like, with the protein MFKVAFRKNVTISRALSACPSFNMRFSSHAGRLVGKVALITGAASGIGKATASKFISNGAKVVIADIQQDLGQLTAKELGPNATFIACDVTKESDISNAVDFTISEHSQLDIMYSNAGVPCYTPPSMVDLDLAAFDRVMSINVRGVVAGMKHASRVMIPRKTGSILCTASVTGLMGGLAQHTYSVSKSAVIGIVKSVASELCRHGIRVNSISPFAIPTPFVIEELTQIFPGVDRQRLMEITHSAGVLAGAKCEPNDVANAALYLASDEAKYVSGHNLVVDGGFTSFKNLEFPAPDQVH; encoded by the exons ATGTTCAAGGTTGCATTCAG AAAAAATGTCACCATTTCAAGAGCTCTTTCAGCTTGTCCGAGCTTCAATATGAGATTTTCATCCCATGCTGGGAG GCTTGTAGGCAAAGTGGCACTGATTACCGGAGCAGCAAGCGGCATAGGTAAGGCAACCGCATCGAAATTCATCAGCAATGGCGCCAAAGTTGTCATTGCCGATATCCAACAGGACCTCGGCCAGCTTACGGCGAAAGAGCTCGGTCCAAACGCGACGTTCATTGCCTGTGATGTTACGAAAGAGTCCGACATCTCCAACGCCGTTGATTTCACCATCTCCGAACATAGCCAGCTTGACATTATGTACAGCAATGCTGGGGTACCCTGCTACACACCCCCGAGCATGGTGGATCTCGACCTAGCAGCATTCGACCGTGTCATGAGCATTAACGTGCGTGGAGTCGTGGCAGGAATGAAGCACGCATCGCGCGTGATGATCCCGCGTAAAACCGGCTCCATTCTTTGCACAGCCAGCGTGACGGGACTGATGGGAGGACTAGCACAGCACACATATTCCGTCTCCAAGTCTGCTGTCATTGGCATTGTGAAGTCCGTGGCTTCAGAGCTATGCAGGCATGGAATCCGAGTCAACAGCATATCGCCATTTGCGATTCCAACCCCGTTTGTGATCGAGGAACTGACTCAAATTTTCCCGGGGGTTGATAGACAACGGCTGATGGAAATAACGCACAGTGCAGGAGTCTTGGCCGGCGCAAAATGCGAACCCAACGACGTTGCCAACGCTGCACTTTACCTAGCTTCAGATGAGGCTAAATATGTTAGTGGCCATAATTTGGTTGTTGATGGAGGTTTTACATCTTTCAAGAATTTGGAATTTCCTGCACCAGATCAGGTGCATTAA
- the LOC126588699 gene encoding auxin response factor 2B-like isoform X2, with translation MAPRTTGVEGPPRTATVNAGESSGCTDAAALPAANNDQGEKDDLYTHLWYACAGANVYVPRPGEKVFYFLQGHMEQVEAYANQDGKMEMPRYNLPPKILCNVVCVQLKQDQLSVEEVNTPPLPRRTSTISFSKTLTPSDTSSHGGFSVPKRQAEECLPALDMSQQPPVQDLVAKDLQGNEWSFRHIFRGQPRRHLLTSGWTTFVTAKRLVSGDACIFARGENGELRVGICRATKTQDTASASLISGHSMQHGILASAFHAISTGTIFTVYYRPWTSPAAFIIPYDRYMKSAEIDYSIGMRFRMYSEGEECADQKKRLEGTIIDIEDNDYLRWPDSEWRCLKVRLDTASDTCFHSERLSPWNIVPLKPNKRARLPDLPSPGISSLARNGSLLISVESTRPRKKKVFQGQETSDPPAHEPGTPKQLLQFIPPPNPDWDYTRLGLENNLNVPMNDSFYQCPGSPKAPSLTNQWPPMFGFGVFDSGACKRSMSVPNIWSSRSQKLRTFELMSETQSPLVQPKTTMLFGVKIVTSYPELPSPQVANSIELYSPCSTPPIYHSSVSETIQLSETSKSVSGVRSEKQCRKCCSVSNRSRIKVLKHGAPVGRSIDLTRFDGYNELIRELDQMFDFKGSLIGGSSGWQVTYMDDVGDRMLVGDYPWHEFLSMAQRLIICPKNEIDNLNPGSLNAVSV, from the exons ATGGCACCGAGAACCACTGGTGTGGAAGGACCACCGCGGACCGCCACCGTGAATGCTGGAGAAAGCAGCGGATGTACCGACGCTGCCGCCTTGCCGGCAGCTAACAACGACCAAG GTGAGAAAGATGATTTGTACACACACCTCTGGTATGCGTGCGCCGGGGCAAATGTTTACGTTCCCCGCCCCGGCGAGAAGGTTTTCTACTTTCTTCAAGGTCATATGGAACAG GTTGAGGCATATGCAAACCAAGACGGTAAAATGGAAATGCCAAGATACAATTTGCCTCCCAAGATCCTCTGCAATGTTGTATGTGTTCAACTCAAG CAAGACCAGCTAAGTGTAGAGGAAGTAAATACTCCACCCTTGCCTCGGCGAACCAGTACAATATCCTTTAGCAAGACACTTACCCCGTCAGACACAAGCTCCCACGGTGGATTCTCTGTTCCGAAGCGACAAGCTGAAGAATGCCTTCCAGCTCTG GACATGTCTCAGCAGCCACCAGTACAAGATTTGGTAGCAAAGGACTTGCAGGGAAATGAATGGAGCTTTCGCCATATATTTCGAG GTCAGCCAAGGAGGCACTTGCTTACTAGTGGTTGGACTACGTTTGTGACTGCAAAAAGACTTGTTTCTGGGGATGCATGTATCTTTGCCAG AGGAGAAAATGGAGAACTGCGTGTTGGCATATGCCGTGCGACCAAAACACAAGATACTGCATCGGCTTCTCTCATTTCTGGCCACAGCATGCAACATGGCATACTCGCCAGCGCTTTCCATGCCATTTCTACTGGTACCATATTTACTGTTTACTACCGTCCATG GACAAGTCCTGCTGCATTCATAATTCCTTATGATCGATACATGAAATCAGCCGAAATTGACTATTCCATTGGAATGAGATTCAGAATGTATTCCGAAGGTGAAGAATGTGCAGATCAGAAGAAGAG GTTGGAAGGAACTATTATAGATATCGAGGACAACGATTATTTGAGGTGGCCCGATTCAGAATGGAGGTGTCTGAAG GTGCGATTAGATACCGCATCAGATACCTGCTTCCATTCTGAAAGGCTCTCTCCTTGGAATATCGTACCTCTCAAACCTAACAAGAGGGCACGTTTACCTGATTTGCCATCACCCGGGATTTCTAGCTTGGCCAGGAACG GCTCGTTGCTGATTTCAGTTGAGTCCACAcgtccaagaaaaaaaaaggtctttcaAGGTCAAGAAACTAGTGATCCACCTGCTCATGAACCGGGTACACCAAAACAGCTATTACAGTTCATTCCACCCCCAAATCCTGACTGGGACTACACACGGTTGGGATTGGAAAACAATCTCAACGTTCCAATGAACGACTCATTTTATCAATGTCCTGGCAGTCCAAAAGCTCCAAGCCTTACTAACCAATGGCCACCAATGTTTGGTTTCGGAGTCTTTGACAGTGGCGCGTGTAAAAGAAGCATGTCAGTTCCAAATATTTGGTCCTCGAGGTCCCAGAAATTGAGAACCTTCGAACTGATGAGTGAGACTCAATCGCCACTTGTCCAGCCCAAGACCACAATGCTTTTTGGAGTCAAGATAGTTACTAGTTACCCGGAGCTTCCTTCACCCCAAGTTGCCAATTCTATTGAACTTTATAGTCCTTGTTCTACTCCTCCAATATATCATTCAAGTGTTTCTGAAACAATCCAGCTGTCAGAGACATCGAAGAGTGTCTCTGGTGTTCGTTCAGAGAAACAATGCAGGAAATGTTGCTCTGTCAGTAACAGGAGTCGCATAAAG GTGCTCAAACATGGAGCTCCTGTTGGAAGATCGATTGATCTCACGCGCTTTGATGGTTACAATGAACTCATTCGTGAGCTTGACCAGATGTTCGATTTCAAAGGAAGCCTGATCGGTGGAAGCAGTGGATGGCAGGTAACCTACATGGATGACGTCGGAGACAGGATGCTGGTAGGAGATTACCCGTGGCA CGAATTCCTGTCCATGGCGCAGCGATTGATCATCTGTCCAAAAAATGAAATCGACAATCTGAATCCAGGCTCCCTGAATGCAGTATCCGTCTAA
- the LOC126588699 gene encoding auxin response factor 24-like isoform X1 — protein sequence MAPRTTGVEGPPRTATVNAGESSGCTDAAALPAANNDQGEKDDLYTHLWYACAGANVYVPRPGEKVFYFLQGHMEQVEAYANQDGKMEMPRYNLPPKILCNVVCVQLKAEAHTDEVYAQITLLPVTEQDQLSVEEVNTPPLPRRTSTISFSKTLTPSDTSSHGGFSVPKRQAEECLPALDMSQQPPVQDLVAKDLQGNEWSFRHIFRGQPRRHLLTSGWTTFVTAKRLVSGDACIFARGENGELRVGICRATKTQDTASASLISGHSMQHGILASAFHAISTGTIFTVYYRPWTSPAAFIIPYDRYMKSAEIDYSIGMRFRMYSEGEECADQKKRLEGTIIDIEDNDYLRWPDSEWRCLKVRLDTASDTCFHSERLSPWNIVPLKPNKRARLPDLPSPGISSLARNGSLLISVESTRPRKKKVFQGQETSDPPAHEPGTPKQLLQFIPPPNPDWDYTRLGLENNLNVPMNDSFYQCPGSPKAPSLTNQWPPMFGFGVFDSGACKRSMSVPNIWSSRSQKLRTFELMSETQSPLVQPKTTMLFGVKIVTSYPELPSPQVANSIELYSPCSTPPIYHSSVSETIQLSETSKSVSGVRSEKQCRKCCSVSNRSRIKVLKHGAPVGRSIDLTRFDGYNELIRELDQMFDFKGSLIGGSSGWQVTYMDDVGDRMLVGDYPWHEFLSMAQRLIICPKNEIDNLNPGSLNAVSV from the exons ATGGCACCGAGAACCACTGGTGTGGAAGGACCACCGCGGACCGCCACCGTGAATGCTGGAGAAAGCAGCGGATGTACCGACGCTGCCGCCTTGCCGGCAGCTAACAACGACCAAG GTGAGAAAGATGATTTGTACACACACCTCTGGTATGCGTGCGCCGGGGCAAATGTTTACGTTCCCCGCCCCGGCGAGAAGGTTTTCTACTTTCTTCAAGGTCATATGGAACAG GTTGAGGCATATGCAAACCAAGACGGTAAAATGGAAATGCCAAGATACAATTTGCCTCCCAAGATCCTCTGCAATGTTGTATGTGTTCAACTCAAG GCTGAAGCTCACACAGACGAAGTGTATGCTCAAATCACCTTACTTCCTGTGACCGAG CAAGACCAGCTAAGTGTAGAGGAAGTAAATACTCCACCCTTGCCTCGGCGAACCAGTACAATATCCTTTAGCAAGACACTTACCCCGTCAGACACAAGCTCCCACGGTGGATTCTCTGTTCCGAAGCGACAAGCTGAAGAATGCCTTCCAGCTCTG GACATGTCTCAGCAGCCACCAGTACAAGATTTGGTAGCAAAGGACTTGCAGGGAAATGAATGGAGCTTTCGCCATATATTTCGAG GTCAGCCAAGGAGGCACTTGCTTACTAGTGGTTGGACTACGTTTGTGACTGCAAAAAGACTTGTTTCTGGGGATGCATGTATCTTTGCCAG AGGAGAAAATGGAGAACTGCGTGTTGGCATATGCCGTGCGACCAAAACACAAGATACTGCATCGGCTTCTCTCATTTCTGGCCACAGCATGCAACATGGCATACTCGCCAGCGCTTTCCATGCCATTTCTACTGGTACCATATTTACTGTTTACTACCGTCCATG GACAAGTCCTGCTGCATTCATAATTCCTTATGATCGATACATGAAATCAGCCGAAATTGACTATTCCATTGGAATGAGATTCAGAATGTATTCCGAAGGTGAAGAATGTGCAGATCAGAAGAAGAG GTTGGAAGGAACTATTATAGATATCGAGGACAACGATTATTTGAGGTGGCCCGATTCAGAATGGAGGTGTCTGAAG GTGCGATTAGATACCGCATCAGATACCTGCTTCCATTCTGAAAGGCTCTCTCCTTGGAATATCGTACCTCTCAAACCTAACAAGAGGGCACGTTTACCTGATTTGCCATCACCCGGGATTTCTAGCTTGGCCAGGAACG GCTCGTTGCTGATTTCAGTTGAGTCCACAcgtccaagaaaaaaaaaggtctttcaAGGTCAAGAAACTAGTGATCCACCTGCTCATGAACCGGGTACACCAAAACAGCTATTACAGTTCATTCCACCCCCAAATCCTGACTGGGACTACACACGGTTGGGATTGGAAAACAATCTCAACGTTCCAATGAACGACTCATTTTATCAATGTCCTGGCAGTCCAAAAGCTCCAAGCCTTACTAACCAATGGCCACCAATGTTTGGTTTCGGAGTCTTTGACAGTGGCGCGTGTAAAAGAAGCATGTCAGTTCCAAATATTTGGTCCTCGAGGTCCCAGAAATTGAGAACCTTCGAACTGATGAGTGAGACTCAATCGCCACTTGTCCAGCCCAAGACCACAATGCTTTTTGGAGTCAAGATAGTTACTAGTTACCCGGAGCTTCCTTCACCCCAAGTTGCCAATTCTATTGAACTTTATAGTCCTTGTTCTACTCCTCCAATATATCATTCAAGTGTTTCTGAAACAATCCAGCTGTCAGAGACATCGAAGAGTGTCTCTGGTGTTCGTTCAGAGAAACAATGCAGGAAATGTTGCTCTGTCAGTAACAGGAGTCGCATAAAG GTGCTCAAACATGGAGCTCCTGTTGGAAGATCGATTGATCTCACGCGCTTTGATGGTTACAATGAACTCATTCGTGAGCTTGACCAGATGTTCGATTTCAAAGGAAGCCTGATCGGTGGAAGCAGTGGATGGCAGGTAACCTACATGGATGACGTCGGAGACAGGATGCTGGTAGGAGATTACCCGTGGCA CGAATTCCTGTCCATGGCGCAGCGATTGATCATCTGTCCAAAAAATGAAATCGACAATCTGAATCCAGGCTCCCTGAATGCAGTATCCGTCTAA
- the LOC126591113 gene encoding protease Do-like 2, chloroplastic, whose translation MAVAVGNCCFSALTSTVKIRSFVSVQPFFATWLCSGSYQCQALKPVSRSRRERASSSRKGSPSSPPSSADKYQPEGEGVPNKFSGNGRGKKGQSQSVAYRGFGAQRKERKESVVNQKEQQVEPKSLQDADFLNAVVKVYCTHTAPDYSLPWQKQRQYTSTGSAFMIGDGKLLTNAHCVEHYTQVKVKRRGDDTKYVAKVLARGVDCDIALLSVESEEFWKGAEPLQLGSLPHLQESVTVVGYPLGGDTISVTKGVVSRIEVTSYAHGSSDLLGIQIDAAINPGNSGGPAFNDKGECIGVAFQVYRSEEAENIGYVIPTTVVSHFLDDYERNGKYTGFPCLGVLLQKLENPALKACLKVESIEGVLVRRVEPTSDAHNVLKEGDVIVSFDDVHVGCEGTVPFRSNERIAFRYLISQKFAGDVADIGIIRAGEYMKVKAVLHPRVHLVPFHIDGGQPSYLIIAGLVFTPLSEPLIDEECEDSIGLKLLAKARYSLARFKGEQIVILSQVLANEVNIGYEDMSNQQVLKLNGTQIRNIHHLAYLVDSCKDKYLVFEFEDNYITVLEREAALAASSCILKDYGIPSERSSDLSEPYVDSLGDNQAVDQDIGDSPVSNLEIGFDGIIWA comes from the exons ATGGCCGTTGCGGTCGGCAACTGCTGCTTCTCTGCGCTCACCTCCACCGTTAAAATCCGCTCCTTCGTCTCCGTCCAACCCTTCTTCGCCACGTGGCTCTGTTCCGGCAGCTACCAGTGCCAAGCTCTTAAGCCCGTCAGTCGGAGCAGGAGAGAACGAGCTTCCAGTTCGAGAAAAGGCTCGCCGTCGTCGCCTCCGTCGTCCGCTGATAAATATCAACCGGAG GGAGAAGGCGTTCCCAATAAGTTTAGCGGAAATGGCAGAGGGAAGAAGGGGCAATCTCAATCGGTGGCGTACAGAGGGTTCGGAGCGCAACGAAAAGAGCGGAAGGAGTCTGTAGTTAATCAGAAAGAGCAGCAG GTTGAACCGAAAAGTCTCCAGGATGCCGATTTTCTCAATGCCGTTGTTAAG GTTTACTGCACCCATACCGCGCCCGACTACTCCCTTCCTTGGCAAAAACAAAGACAATATACAAGTACAGGCAG TGCTTTTATGATTGGTGACGGGAAACTCTTGACAAATGCCCACTGTGTTGAGCATTATACTCAG GTCAAAGTGAAGAGAAGAGGGGATGATACCAAATATGTGGCTAAG GTTTTGGCCAGAGGTGTTGATTGTGATATAGCCTTACTTTCAGTAGAAAGTGAGGAATTCTGGAAAGGAGCAGAACCACTCCAATTGGGAAGCTTGCCACATCTTCAG GAATCAGTGACTGTTGTAGGATATCCCCTTGGAGGGGATACCATTTCAGTAACTAAGGGGGTTGTATCGCGTATAGAG GTTACATCATATGCTCATGGGTCATCTGATTTGCTGGGCATTCAGATTGATGCAGCAATAAATCCTG GTAATAGTGGTGGCCCTGCATTCAATGATAAAGGGGAGTGCATTGGTGTGGCATTTCAG GTCTACAGATCTGAGGAGGCTGAGAATATTGGTTATGTCATTCCTACTACAGTTGTGTCTCATTTTTTGGATGACTATGAGAGGAACGGGAAGTACACAG GTTTCCCTTGCCTTGGTGTATTGTTGCAGAAGTTGGAGAATCCAGCATTAAAGGCGTGCCTGAAAGTAGAGTCTATTGAG GGTGTACTGGTCCGAAGAGTTGAACCCACTTCTGATGCACATAATGTATTAAAGGAG GGGGACGTCATTGTAAGCTTTGATGATGTTCATGTAGGGTGTGAAGGAACAGTACCCTTTCGATCAAATGAGCGCATCGCATTCCGCTACCTCATTAGCCAAAA ATTTGCGGGCGATGTTGCAGATATTGGTATTATTAGAGCTGGAGAATATATGAAAGTTAAAGCAGTTTTGCACCCACGAGTGCATTTG GTTCCCTTTCATATCGACGGAGGTCAGCCTTCTTACTTAATAATTGCCGGTTTGGTGTTTACCCCCCTCTCAGAACCACTGATAGA TGAGGAGTGTGAAGACTCTATAGGG CTTAAACTCTTGGCAAAGGCGCGCTACTCTTTGGCTAGATTCAAAGGGGAACAGATTGTAATCCTATCACAG GTCTTGGCAAATGAAGTAAACATTGGGTACGAAGACATGAGCAATCAGCAG GTTTTGAAGTTAAACGGAACTCAAATAAGGAACATTCATCATTTGGCCTACCTCGTAGATT CATGCAAGGACAAGTACTTAGTCTTCGAGTTTGAAGACAACTACATAACCGTTTTGGAAAGGGAAGCAGCTCTTGCTGCATCATCCTGCATTCTCAAAGACTATGGGATTCCATCCGAAAGATCTTCCGATCTGTCGGAGCCCTACGTGGATTCGCTTGGGGACAACCAAGCAGTTGATCAGGATATTGGCGACAGTCCAGTTTCAAATTTGGAAATCGGGTTCGATGGAATTATTTGGGCATAA